A genomic stretch from Ureibacillus composti includes:
- a CDS encoding XylR N-terminal domain-containing protein: MLQSETFEHYEDKTISTTSATFGLLRKELISNLGMKRAKAFLLRYGWNLGVAHAKEVLKNPTKLEDMLNKGGELHLQTGQISKMISERTLEIGENGEVIYIYATGKWLDSFEVKEHIKNHGISDHPVCHTLAGLGSGYTSMILKRKVFLKEIKCRAMGHEDCVYEMRLEEEWHDHPEMLEEIKLYNESSFIDELNYTYEQLLEQKNYIEKVSTFHDTLTTKLSEGQSIEELVRTVSETLHLPVTVEDLNFQARIYEGFTEGEYEKLNEDFLNSLSRTRSGKIQSVTYNKTFIIRGQYHNRLVTPITVQKQIIGYFTFIYKDKTIELENDMKFIQRAASSAALYFLNEKTSIEAVENMKGYFFEQLLLKQYASESGVIYRGYYMGIDLKEPYYIATLNCSSNQRDTSSMEFYDQIIQSITRYLEMQSFNILITEFNKQIVMLLPKVQDLSFILGNILSHLNNQFRIVNFRIGLSNVSDTIEHITESLEESQIALRINNDDQVVYFENASIVGTLINSKNMMTIRRKAEKELQPILQLKEAKRDELLKTMYVFLLNGGNLQQSISDLSLSMSGLMYRVSKIEKLLNKELRNPIVAYELLLMLDALKILGDIEV, from the coding sequence TTCCACAACATCCGCAACATTTGGCCTGTTAAGAAAAGAATTAATCAGCAATTTGGGAATGAAGAGAGCAAAAGCCTTTTTATTAAGATATGGTTGGAATTTAGGGGTCGCACACGCAAAAGAAGTGTTGAAAAATCCGACGAAGCTTGAAGATATGCTAAATAAGGGTGGAGAGTTACACTTACAAACCGGTCAAATTTCAAAGATGATTTCCGAAAGAACACTAGAAATTGGTGAAAATGGTGAGGTAATCTACATTTATGCAACAGGAAAATGGCTTGATTCATTTGAAGTGAAAGAGCATATAAAAAACCACGGAATTTCTGACCATCCAGTTTGTCACACCCTTGCCGGTCTTGGTAGCGGTTATACTTCTATGATTCTTAAAAGAAAAGTGTTTTTAAAGGAAATAAAATGCCGTGCAATGGGTCATGAAGATTGTGTGTATGAAATGCGGCTAGAAGAAGAATGGCATGATCATCCGGAAATGCTAGAAGAAATAAAACTATACAATGAAAGTAGTTTTATTGACGAATTAAATTATACTTATGAACAATTATTAGAACAAAAAAATTATATTGAAAAAGTATCTACATTTCATGATACGTTAACTACAAAATTGTCGGAGGGTCAGTCTATTGAGGAACTAGTTCGCACAGTTTCCGAAACGTTACACCTTCCCGTCACAGTTGAAGATTTAAACTTTCAAGCGCGAATTTATGAAGGATTTACCGAAGGGGAATATGAGAAGCTAAATGAAGACTTTTTAAATTCTTTATCAAGAACGAGAAGTGGGAAAATCCAATCTGTAACTTATAATAAAACGTTCATTATCCGAGGCCAATATCACAACCGCCTTGTCACACCTATTACAGTTCAAAAGCAAATCATTGGTTATTTTACATTTATTTATAAAGATAAAACTATTGAATTAGAGAACGACATGAAGTTTATTCAGCGTGCAGCTAGCTCTGCCGCATTATATTTTTTGAATGAAAAAACAAGTATTGAAGCAGTTGAAAACATGAAAGGTTATTTTTTCGAGCAACTGTTATTAAAACAATATGCTTCTGAATCTGGGGTAATTTATCGTGGATATTATATGGGGATTGATTTAAAAGAGCCGTACTATATTGCAACATTAAATTGTTCTTCTAATCAACGAGATACCTCAAGTATGGAGTTTTATGACCAAATTATTCAATCAATTACTAGATATCTAGAAATGCAAAGTTTTAATATATTAATTACAGAGTTTAACAAACAAATTGTGATGCTCTTGCCAAAGGTGCAAGATCTATCATTTATACTGGGGAATATTTTAAGCCACTTAAATAATCAGTTCCGAATAGTGAATTTTCGAATTGGACTTAGTAATGTAAGCGATACCATTGAACATATTACCGAGAGTCTAGAAGAGTCTCAAATTGCGCTTCGAATTAATAATGATGACCAGGTCGTTTATTTTGAAAATGCAAGTATAGTCGGTACGCTTATAAACTCGAAAAACATGATGACTATTAGAAGAAAAGCAGAAAAGGAATTGCAACCGATCTTACAGCTGAAGGAAGCGAAACGTGATGAACTCCTTAAAACGATGTATGTTTTCTTACTCAATGGTGGAAACCTTCAACAATCAATTAGTGATCTTTCTTTATCGATGAGTGGGCTTATGTATCGAGTTTCAAAAATCGAAAAATTATTAAATAAAGAATTACGAAATCCGATTGTTGCTTATGAATTATTGTTGATGTTAGATGCGCTTAAAATTTTAGGGGATATCGAAGTTTAG
- a CDS encoding acyl-CoA dehydrogenase family protein, which produces MSQAVKLENPILFARSLVSKLRERAQETEDIRRIPEATIKELKEGGLFTMLRPKRYGGQELNLRTYSEAVVEISRGCASTGWIVALCAIRELMVAESFSEKAHEEIFGQNPDDVLFAGVYEPRKCIAKKVDGGYLIEEGFWMFCSGSLHATWGYFGMPVYDEEGVMIDQKLMTLPFKELEINDDWHTLGLRGTGSNSVTMKNVFIPDHRVTSFNEALNGNFESTHLRDIPLYHSALFPGLILSLGLPGLGVIKNALEIFKDALPYRRAVHMGVEFVKDASSTHAILAEATLKVETAEHYFYNLADEIDRWASKKKYMDRPARVKALADIGYANKLLKEALDLLLAGSGSGFVYDGHPMQRIIRDFLTLHSHRSLSPIITLENYGRVLSGLESNALRY; this is translated from the coding sequence ATGAGTCAAGCGGTAAAACTAGAAAATCCTATTCTATTCGCAAGATCTTTAGTGAGTAAATTAAGAGAACGTGCACAAGAGACGGAAGATATTCGACGTATTCCAGAAGCCACTATTAAGGAGCTAAAAGAAGGCGGTTTATTTACAATGTTGAGACCTAAGCGTTATGGAGGTCAAGAATTAAACTTAAGGACTTATAGCGAAGCAGTAGTGGAAATTTCACGTGGTTGTGCCTCTACTGGTTGGATTGTTGCACTTTGTGCAATTCGCGAACTAATGGTAGCAGAATCTTTTTCTGAAAAGGCGCATGAAGAAATTTTTGGTCAAAACCCAGATGACGTTTTATTTGCTGGAGTCTATGAACCTAGAAAATGTATTGCGAAAAAAGTAGATGGTGGCTATCTAATCGAGGAAGGATTCTGGATGTTCTGTTCTGGCTCATTACATGCAACATGGGGTTACTTTGGGATGCCAGTGTATGACGAAGAAGGTGTTATGATTGACCAAAAGTTAATGACCCTTCCCTTTAAAGAACTAGAAATTAACGATGATTGGCATACTTTAGGCTTAAGAGGAACAGGTAGTAATAGTGTGACAATGAAAAATGTTTTCATTCCAGATCATCGTGTAACGTCATTTAATGAAGCATTAAATGGAAACTTTGAATCAACACACTTACGCGATATCCCACTATATCATTCAGCACTATTCCCAGGTTTAATTTTATCACTTGGCTTACCTGGTTTAGGTGTCATTAAAAATGCACTTGAGATTTTCAAAGATGCACTTCCATACCGTCGAGCAGTTCATATGGGCGTTGAATTTGTAAAAGATGCTTCAAGCACACATGCAATTTTAGCAGAAGCGACATTAAAAGTTGAAACAGCTGAACATTATTTCTATAACTTAGCTGATGAAATTGATCGATGGGCAAGCAAGAAAAAATATATGGATCGACCAGCTCGTGTAAAAGCTTTAGCAGACATCGGATACGCAAATAAATTATTAAAAGAGGCACTAGATTTATTACTAGCTGGTAGTGGTTCAGGTTTCGTTTATGATGGTCATCCAATGCAACGCATCATTCGAGATTTCTTAACACTACATTCTCACCGTTCATTATCTCCAATTATTACCCTAGAAAACTATGGACGCGTGTTATCAGGCTTAGAGTCAAATGCATTACGTTATTAA
- a CDS encoding VOC family protein, translating into MTKPEISKLGYVSLVSTDLEKSLVFFKEVIGLEETEVVDGVHYLRAWGDFQHHTLSIRQGDRAYVSHISWRTKQKEDVLAFKELLENEGINVQKIEPWTTPGIGEAIRFTVPSGHTFELYYDVKKPAADEKRASVLKNQTYKAWAKGISPRRIDHVNLHTSEDWKETYSFFQDVLGFKLREYLKEDESNQILAGWMSVTALVHDVALVSRQKDELPTPARLHHLSYWVDDSQDVLRAADICREHGLNFCGPGKHSISQALYLYVADPGSGCTVEVFSGGYLIFEPDWEPVAWNASERAFGNTYWGDSITKKEIIKHTIEA; encoded by the coding sequence ATGACAAAACCTGAAATTTCAAAGTTGGGGTATGTTTCGCTAGTTTCAACTGATTTAGAAAAGTCACTAGTCTTTTTTAAGGAAGTGATTGGGCTAGAAGAAACAGAAGTTGTGGATGGAGTTCACTATTTACGGGCATGGGGTGATTTCCAACATCATACGTTATCCATTCGTCAAGGTGACCGAGCTTATGTAAGTCATATTAGTTGGCGTACTAAACAAAAAGAAGATGTACTTGCATTTAAAGAGTTACTTGAAAATGAAGGGATTAATGTTCAAAAAATTGAACCTTGGACAACACCAGGTATTGGGGAAGCTATTCGCTTTACAGTACCAAGTGGTCACACGTTTGAACTGTATTATGATGTAAAAAAACCTGCAGCAGATGAAAAAAGAGCATCGGTTCTTAAAAATCAAACATATAAAGCGTGGGCGAAAGGGATCTCTCCTAGAAGAATTGACCACGTAAATCTTCATACATCAGAAGACTGGAAAGAAACTTATTCATTCTTCCAAGACGTTTTAGGATTTAAATTACGTGAATATCTAAAGGAAGACGAAAGTAATCAAATTTTAGCAGGCTGGATGAGTGTGACGGCATTAGTACATGATGTGGCACTTGTATCCCGTCAAAAGGATGAGCTTCCAACACCTGCACGTTTACACCATCTATCGTATTGGGTAGATGATTCACAAGACGTCTTACGAGCTGCAGATATTTGTAGAGAACATGGTTTAAATTTCTGTGGACCTGGAAAACACAGTATTTCTCAAGCTCTTTACTTATATGTTGCAGATCCAGGTAGTGGTTGTACAGTTGAAGTATTTAGTGGTGGGTATTTAATTTTTGAACCAGATTGGGAACCCGTTGCGTGGAATGCATCAGAACGAGCATTTGGTAATACGTACTGGGGAGACAGTATTACGAAAAAAGAAATTATCAAACATACAATCGAGGCTTAA
- a CDS encoding alpha/beta hydrolase, translating to MVNVTSQITSELIKTEDFETFLNRSGEGNEETILFLHGSGPGVTSIANWQAALTDAGEKFHCLAPDLYGFAGSSHPDEPLKNRQQWMDQWVKQIIQLLDHLGVEKTHLVGNSLGCSVALELLIEYPERVNKVVLMGPGGTPNTKISYELARAKSFYDNPSKKKLQQIMSWFVYDAEKMRPTIEAITDSRYENAMRPEVRRSNDSIFSTVAVPVPTVALNRIENEVLLVHGLNDKVCSIESSYYLLEHLKNAHLHVFGQCGHWTQLEEKDRFNHLIQEFFSNKL from the coding sequence ATGGTGAACGTAACTAGTCAAATTACAAGTGAACTGATTAAAACAGAGGATTTTGAAACATTTTTAAATCGTTCAGGTGAAGGAAATGAAGAAACAATTTTATTTTTACATGGTTCTGGCCCTGGAGTAACTTCTATTGCGAACTGGCAAGCTGCATTAACAGATGCAGGTGAAAAGTTTCATTGCTTAGCACCTGATTTATATGGTTTTGCGGGCAGTAGCCATCCTGATGAGCCCTTAAAAAATCGACAACAATGGATGGATCAGTGGGTTAAACAAATTATTCAATTGCTAGATCATTTAGGAGTAGAAAAAACTCACCTTGTTGGAAATTCGTTAGGATGTTCAGTAGCTCTCGAGTTATTAATCGAATATCCAGAACGAGTTAATAAGGTCGTGTTAATGGGACCTGGTGGAACACCAAACACAAAAATTAGTTATGAATTAGCAAGAGCAAAAAGTTTCTATGACAATCCTTCTAAGAAAAAACTTCAACAAATAATGAGTTGGTTCGTCTATGATGCAGAAAAAATGAGGCCAACAATTGAAGCCATAACAGATAGTCGCTACGAAAATGCGATGAGACCAGAAGTTCGCCGCTCTAACGACTCAATCTTTTCAACGGTTGCTGTGCCTGTTCCTACAGTAGCATTAAACCGTATTGAAAATGAAGTACTTCTTGTACACGGTTTAAATGATAAAGTTTGCTCAATTGAATCAAGTTATTATCTATTAGAGCACTTGAAAAATGCACACCTTCATGTATTTGGTCAATGTGGTCACTGGACGCAATTAGAAGAAAAAGATCGTTTTAATCATTTGATTCAAGAATTCTTCTCAAATAAATTATAA
- the tcuA gene encoding FAD-dependent tricarballylate dehydrogenase TcuA, translating into MSNNESFDYQTDVVVIGAGNAAMCAAISASENGARVIVLEKSPEREKGGNTTFTHGSIRFAYNDQNDIKEIIPDMEEEDFRITDFGSYTEEQFYEDLCIMTDYKTDPTLASILTGESFETMKWLVKHNIRFIPIYGRQAFKIDGIFKFWGGMVLESVGGGAGLVDALHLEASRLGATILYETMAVELLHNDDGIYGVVIKEKGKTKRIHTNSVVLASGGFHANVEMRTKYLGQKWDIVHTRGSRYNTGEGIQMALNIGALPAGNWSTAHSVTGDRYLPDFEEGFQRLSYPFGIMVNADGKRFVDEGADFRNYTYAKYGRIILQQPNNCAWQIFDAKVAPLLREEYKGKKVTKVKANTLEELADKIGEIHKVNFLQEIKSYNESIDQSTPFNPNIKDGRQTIGLNVPKTNWANTIDTAPFEAYAVTCGITFTFGGLKINERAEVQSIQYNKINGLYAAGEVVGGLFYSNYPGGAGLMAGSVFGKIAGENAAKHAVQTTVVK; encoded by the coding sequence ATGTCGAACAACGAAAGCTTTGATTACCAAACAGATGTTGTTGTAATTGGTGCGGGGAATGCAGCTATGTGTGCTGCAATTTCTGCAAGTGAGAACGGTGCGAGAGTCATCGTTTTAGAAAAGTCTCCTGAGCGGGAAAAGGGCGGAAATACAACGTTTACTCATGGTTCCATACGGTTTGCTTATAACGATCAAAACGATATTAAGGAAATCATCCCTGATATGGAGGAAGAAGATTTCCGTATCACTGATTTTGGAAGCTATACAGAGGAACAGTTTTATGAGGACCTTTGTATTATGACAGATTATAAAACAGATCCTACGCTTGCTTCCATATTAACAGGTGAAAGCTTTGAAACGATGAAGTGGTTAGTAAAACACAATATTCGTTTCATACCGATTTATGGAAGACAGGCTTTCAAAATCGATGGCATCTTTAAATTTTGGGGTGGAATGGTATTAGAGTCTGTTGGCGGTGGTGCTGGTTTAGTTGATGCCCTACATCTTGAGGCTTCAAGACTTGGTGCAACAATACTGTATGAAACAATGGCTGTAGAATTACTCCATAATGATGATGGGATCTATGGAGTCGTAATAAAAGAAAAAGGAAAAACGAAGCGAATTCACACAAATTCAGTTGTGTTGGCTTCTGGTGGATTCCATGCAAATGTGGAAATGCGTACAAAGTATTTAGGTCAGAAATGGGATATCGTCCATACTCGTGGTAGCAGGTACAATACGGGGGAAGGAATCCAAATGGCGCTAAATATCGGGGCATTACCAGCCGGGAATTGGTCCACAGCGCATTCTGTAACAGGTGACCGATATTTACCTGATTTTGAAGAAGGATTCCAAAGATTAAGTTATCCATTCGGCATTATGGTCAATGCTGATGGAAAACGTTTTGTTGATGAAGGAGCCGATTTCCGAAATTATACGTATGCAAAATATGGTCGCATCATTTTACAGCAGCCTAATAATTGTGCATGGCAAATTTTCGATGCGAAAGTAGCACCATTATTGCGTGAAGAGTACAAAGGGAAAAAAGTAACGAAAGTAAAAGCTAACACACTAGAAGAATTAGCAGATAAAATTGGCGAAATTCATAAAGTGAACTTCCTTCAGGAAATTAAATCTTACAATGAATCAATCGATCAATCGACACCATTTAATCCAAATATCAAAGATGGTCGTCAAACAATAGGTCTTAATGTACCGAAAACGAATTGGGCAAATACCATTGATACAGCACCTTTCGAAGCATATGCGGTTACGTGCGGAATTACCTTCACATTTGGAGGATTAAAAATAAATGAACGCGCAGAAGTACAAAGCATTCAATATAATAAAATTAATGGATTGTATGCGGCGGGAGAAGTAGTTGGTGGTCTGTTCTATTCAAATTATCCAGGCGGTGCAGGTTTAATGGCAGGCTCTGTTTTCGGAAAAATAGCTGGGGAAAATGCTGCTAAACATGCAGTTCAAACTACTGTTGTTAAGTAA
- a CDS encoding asparaginase: MKKNILLIHTGGTISMKMNETGAVLPNEQNPLIGISQKLAEFANITEIEAFNLPSPHITPKEMLELRDLIMKQANNGQVDGIVITHGTDTLEETAYFLELTTQFSFPIVLTGAMRSSNELGADGVYNLVEAVRVACDENARDKGVIVVMNDEIHHSFNITKTSTSSINTFQSPQYGPIGLVTKKVVHFHHAPIRRRFVEVHSIQKRVALLKVYAGMEADLVEMLMECHYDGVVLEGLGQGNVPPDVVKGIKKLLNANIPVVAVSRCFNGIAEGVYGYEGGGKSLEELGVIFATGINGQKARLKLLIGLNQVSAPVDMKEYFN, encoded by the coding sequence ATGAAAAAAAACATTTTACTTATACATACTGGTGGAACCATTTCAATGAAAATGAATGAAACTGGTGCCGTGTTACCAAATGAGCAAAATCCACTAATTGGCATCAGCCAAAAGCTTGCTGAATTTGCTAATATTACTGAAATCGAAGCCTTTAATTTACCATCCCCGCATATAACACCAAAAGAAATGCTTGAATTACGTGATCTCATCATGAAACAAGCAAATAATGGCCAAGTCGATGGGATTGTCATTACACATGGAACAGATACATTAGAAGAAACAGCTTACTTCTTAGAGTTAACGACACAATTTTCATTTCCTATTGTCTTAACAGGTGCGATGCGCTCATCAAACGAATTAGGGGCAGACGGAGTTTATAATTTAGTAGAAGCGGTTCGAGTGGCTTGTGATGAGAATGCTCGGGACAAAGGAGTCATCGTTGTGATGAATGATGAAATTCATCATTCTTTTAATATTACAAAAACGTCAACTTCAAGTATTAATACTTTCCAAAGTCCCCAATACGGACCGATTGGATTAGTCACAAAAAAAGTTGTGCATTTTCATCATGCACCGATTCGTAGACGTTTCGTCGAAGTACATTCTATTCAAAAACGAGTTGCATTATTAAAAGTTTATGCGGGAATGGAAGCTGATTTAGTAGAGATGCTTATGGAATGCCACTATGATGGAGTGGTACTTGAAGGATTGGGTCAGGGGAATGTTCCGCCTGATGTGGTAAAAGGAATTAAGAAGTTACTTAATGCAAACATACCAGTTGTAGCGGTTTCTCGCTGTTTTAATGGGATTGCTGAAGGTGTCTACGGTTATGAAGGTGGCGGAAAAAGCTTAGAAGAATTAGGCGTCATCTTTGCCACTGGAATCAATGGACAAAAAGCACGCTTAAAGTTGCTTATTGGCCTAAACCAAGTCTCAGCTCCTGTAGATATGAAGGAATATTTTAACTAA
- the prsW gene encoding glutamic-type intramembrane protease PrsW, whose product MFILVTAAIAPGLALLSYFYLRNQMATEPRRTLIQSFILGALITFPIMFIQYVLKEEGTITNPFVSNVLLSSGMEEFFKWLIIFSFIYRHVEFDDPYDGLLYGAGTSLGFATVENLLYLLSFGIDSAFLRALLPVSSHALFGVVMGYYFGKSKFAKNDKAVEYLILSLFVPMILHLVYNSILTFKGFWISLIAPFMFYLWWLALRKVKLAHQHLVDHLIEQNKI is encoded by the coding sequence ATGTTTATATTGGTTACGGCAGCGATTGCGCCCGGTTTAGCATTATTAAGTTATTTTTATTTACGAAATCAAATGGCGACGGAGCCGCGTAGAACATTAATTCAATCCTTTATTTTGGGAGCACTAATTACATTCCCAATCATGTTTATTCAATATGTCCTAAAAGAGGAAGGCACTATAACAAATCCATTTGTTTCAAATGTGTTACTTTCGAGTGGGATGGAAGAGTTTTTTAAGTGGTTAATTATTTTTTCCTTCATCTATCGTCATGTTGAATTTGATGATCCGTACGATGGTTTATTATATGGCGCTGGTACATCATTAGGATTTGCAACCGTTGAAAATTTATTATATTTACTTTCATTCGGTATTGATTCTGCTTTCTTGCGAGCACTTTTACCAGTATCTAGTCATGCATTATTTGGCGTTGTGATGGGATACTATTTCGGTAAAAGTAAATTTGCAAAAAATGATAAGGCAGTCGAATATTTAATTTTATCATTATTTGTTCCTATGATTTTACATTTGGTTTATAACTCTATTTTAACCTTTAAAGGTTTTTGGATATCTTTAATTGCTCCATTTATGTTCTATTTATGGTGGCTTGCATTACGAAAAGTAAAACTCGCCCATCAACATTTAGTTGATCATTTAATTGAACAAAATAAAATTTAA
- the sleB gene encoding spore cortex-lytic enzyme encodes MIRTLIIAVILTFGTISIVKPPETYAFSGQVIERGAFGDDVIELQARLQYLGFYNGRIDGKFGYGTYWALRNFQQQYGLTVDGVAGKSTKDKLANNSDFDKEWVHTQINAGNEFTYYGGKPLDQQVKTNNGTAKKGASNSASVQLPVKYSERDLQLMANAVYGESRGEPYEGQVAVAAVILNRLESPDFPNSISEIIFQPGAFTAVADGQIWLTPNERAKEAVLDAMNGWDPTENALYYFNPKTATSKWIWSRPQIKQIGEHIFCY; translated from the coding sequence GTGATAAGAACATTAATTATTGCTGTCATTTTGACGTTTGGCACAATCTCAATAGTCAAACCACCTGAAACTTATGCATTCTCAGGCCAAGTAATTGAGCGCGGAGCCTTTGGAGACGATGTCATAGAATTACAAGCAAGACTCCAGTACTTAGGATTTTATAATGGAAGAATTGATGGAAAGTTTGGATATGGAACTTATTGGGCACTTCGGAATTTCCAACAACAATATGGATTAACAGTCGATGGAGTTGCTGGGAAATCGACAAAAGATAAACTGGCTAATAATAGTGATTTTGACAAGGAATGGGTACACACTCAAATTAATGCGGGTAATGAATTTACTTATTACGGTGGAAAACCATTAGATCAACAAGTGAAAACGAATAATGGAACTGCGAAGAAGGGAGCATCTAATAGTGCCAGTGTTCAACTTCCAGTAAAGTATTCAGAACGTGATTTGCAGCTAATGGCAAATGCTGTTTATGGTGAATCTCGTGGTGAACCTTATGAAGGACAAGTGGCAGTGGCTGCGGTCATTTTAAATCGTTTAGAATCACCAGACTTTCCTAACTCAATTTCAGAAATTATTTTCCAACCAGGTGCATTTACTGCAGTTGCTGATGGACAAATTTGGTTAACTCCAAATGAACGAGCGAAAGAAGCAGTTCTTGATGCAATGAATGGCTGGGATCCGACAGAAAACGCATTATATTATTTTAATCCTAAAACAGCGACAAGTAAGTGGATCTGGTCTAGACCACAAATCAAACAGATTGGTGAACATATTTTCTGCTATTAA
- a CDS encoding germination protein YpeB → MKNLVYLMAIAILALGLYAYDTKADNASLQKTLHAQYTNSLAGASEKLSNLQDSVSQSLLFQDEAALNNELDNIWRVSNELRSDISSLPLTREVSNDWIRYIGNIGEEAKLAAETGDYKSWQKKMSVVNSNLNALSDEWTVATSIYFDQDGDFSKWERVAGLEPDESPFKNISANLKNYSETDFPLTASESDYKKKIELKHIEDEEITKDQAIDVLEMLLPGIKDATYTVTQSKKDAAYPFYHIQFVKGSRVGYADITVKGGHILSFLSERPVQEKKGVTQEEIRKLTKQFLERAGYKDLEIVEERENHEAWHISLARVVDVGEEKAYVYPDGVQLKVSKDSGELLGLNAMEYIQKEQIKEQPVKPIDWKTFFRPGAVVEEERMAYTENDQFMLRLCYEVIVRMDDKSNDTFRIVVDTDTHEVVKVENLM, encoded by the coding sequence ATGAAAAACTTAGTATATTTGATGGCTATTGCTATTTTGGCACTTGGATTATATGCGTACGATACAAAAGCAGACAATGCTAGCTTACAAAAAACGCTTCATGCACAATATACAAATTCATTAGCAGGGGCATCTGAGAAATTATCCAACCTACAAGATTCAGTTTCTCAATCATTATTATTTCAAGATGAAGCCGCACTTAACAATGAGTTAGATAACATTTGGCGAGTTAGTAATGAATTGCGCTCGGATATTAGTAGTTTACCGCTAACAAGAGAAGTATCAAACGATTGGATACGTTATATTGGTAATATCGGTGAAGAGGCGAAATTAGCTGCGGAAACTGGAGATTATAAAAGTTGGCAAAAAAAGATGTCTGTCGTTAATTCAAATCTAAATGCTTTATCAGATGAATGGACAGTGGCTACTTCCATATACTTTGACCAAGATGGTGACTTTTCTAAGTGGGAACGTGTAGCAGGATTAGAACCGGACGAATCACCGTTTAAAAATATCTCAGCCAACTTAAAGAACTATTCTGAAACTGACTTCCCATTAACAGCCAGTGAGTCGGATTATAAAAAGAAAATTGAACTTAAACATATTGAAGATGAAGAAATCACAAAAGATCAAGCCATTGATGTACTAGAAATGTTACTCCCTGGAATTAAAGATGCAACCTATACAGTAACACAAAGTAAAAAAGATGCTGCTTATCCTTTCTATCACATTCAGTTTGTGAAGGGTAGCAGAGTTGGATATGCAGATATTACTGTGAAAGGTGGACATATTTTATCTTTCTTATCTGAACGTCCTGTTCAAGAAAAGAAAGGTGTCACACAAGAAGAAATTAGGAAATTAACTAAACAATTTTTAGAGCGAGCGGGATATAAAGATTTAGAAATTGTTGAAGAACGTGAAAACCATGAAGCTTGGCATATTTCGTTGGCACGTGTAGTAGATGTAGGTGAGGAGAAAGCTTATGTTTACCCAGACGGAGTTCAATTAAAAGTTTCGAAAGATAGCGGAGAGCTTCTTGGACTAAATGCAATGGAATATATTCAAAAAGAACAAATTAAAGAACAACCTGTTAAGCCAATTGATTGGAAAACATTCTTCAGACCAGGTGCGGTTGTAGAAGAAGAAAGAATGGCTTATACAGAAAACGATCAATTTATGTTAAGACTTTGTTATGAAGTGATTGTTCGTATGGATGACAAATCAAACGATACGTTCCGAATTGTTGTTGATACAGATACGCATGAAGTGGTAAAAGTGGAAAATTTAATGTAA
- a CDS encoding flagellar brake domain-containing protein — MELKIGTTLTLESIHSERSEKFHCKIVELKNQVIYIDYPINTVTKKTAFLLDGAQFHATITNQHVSFAFKTEVLGRVVKNIPMIILSCPPKEEFIKVQRRQFVRVNTSVDVAVEFNNQYFQFVTDDISAGGLALILKSSVLFKENDDVKLTIVLPYKNKEIRYVRTDAKVIRIFERNGIKLASLELFDTDEVDKQYIVRFCFERQLLNRNKELNI, encoded by the coding sequence ATGGAACTAAAAATTGGAACAACACTAACATTGGAATCTATTCACTCAGAGCGATCTGAAAAGTTTCACTGTAAAATTGTAGAACTAAAAAATCAAGTTATTTATATAGACTATCCAATAAATACAGTGACGAAAAAAACAGCTTTTTTATTAGATGGAGCACAATTTCACGCCACGATAACAAATCAACATGTGAGTTTTGCTTTTAAGACGGAAGTATTAGGACGTGTCGTGAAAAACATACCAATGATTATACTCTCTTGCCCACCAAAAGAAGAGTTCATTAAAGTTCAACGACGCCAATTTGTCCGTGTTAATACATCTGTTGACGTTGCAGTAGAATTTAATAATCAATACTTTCAATTTGTTACAGATGATATAAGTGCCGGTGGATTGGCTCTCATTTTAAAATCAAGTGTTTTATTTAAAGAAAACGATGATGTCAAATTAACAATTGTTCTCCCTTATAAAAATAAAGAAATTCGCTATGTTCGGACGGATGCAAAGGTAATTCGAATATTTGAACGAAACGGCATTAAATTAGCTTCACTTGAGTTATTTGATACGGATGAGGTGGACAAGCAATACATTGTACGTTTCTGTTTTGAAAGACAATTATTAAATCGAAATAAAGAACTTAATATTTAA